The following are encoded together in the Acidobacteriota bacterium genome:
- the deoC gene encoding deoxyribose-phosphate aldolase, protein MQSSTATASFESPPIDAVGVEERVARLCSRSIKKDAKLQALHLTLSMIDLTTLEGADSEGKVRQLCAKALQLHAALPDLPHVAAVCVYPALVDVAKRALEGSGINVASVATSFPAGQAPIEIKLLEVRKAVEAGADEVDMVISRGRFLAGDCAYTADEIASVKEACGDAHLKVILETGELGTLDAVRRASDLAMRSGADFIKTSTGKIKPAATMPVVLVMLEAIRDHYRNTGEKIGMKPAGGISTAKDAIRHLVMVRETLGQDWLDPDLYRFGASSLANDVLRQIVKQGSGIYQSFDDFSL, encoded by the coding sequence ATGCAGAGTTCGACTGCCACCGCGTCGTTCGAGTCGCCGCCAATCGATGCCGTCGGCGTCGAGGAGCGGGTGGCGAGGCTCTGCTCGCGCTCCATCAAGAAGGACGCCAAGCTCCAGGCGCTCCACCTGACCCTGTCGATGATCGACCTGACGACCCTGGAGGGCGCCGACTCCGAGGGCAAGGTGCGGCAGCTCTGCGCCAAGGCGCTGCAACTGCACGCGGCGCTGCCCGATCTGCCGCACGTGGCCGCGGTCTGCGTCTACCCCGCCCTGGTCGATGTAGCGAAGCGGGCGCTCGAGGGCAGCGGCATCAACGTCGCTTCGGTCGCCACCAGCTTCCCTGCCGGCCAGGCCCCGATCGAGATCAAGCTGCTGGAGGTGCGGAAAGCCGTCGAGGCCGGCGCCGACGAAGTCGACATGGTGATCTCGCGCGGCCGCTTCCTGGCCGGCGACTGCGCCTACACCGCGGACGAGATCGCCTCGGTCAAGGAGGCCTGCGGCGACGCCCACCTCAAGGTGATCCTCGAGACCGGCGAGCTCGGCACACTGGACGCCGTGCGCCGTGCCTCGGACCTGGCGATGCGCTCCGGCGCCGACTTCATCAAGACGTCCACCGGCAAGATCAAGCCGGCCGCCACGATGCCCGTCGTCCTGGTCATGCTGGAGGCGATCCGCGACCACTACCGCAACACCGGCGAGAAGATCGGCATGAAGCCGGCGGGCGGGATCTCGACTGCCAAGGACGCGATCCGCCACCTGGTCATGGTCCGGGAAACGCTCGGTCAGGACTGGCTCGATCCCGACCTGTACCGCTTCGGCGCCAGTTCGCTGGCGAACGATGTCCTGCGCCAGATCGTCAAGCAGGGAAGCGGCATCTACCAGTCGTTCGACGACTTCTCTCTCTAG
- the aroC gene encoding chorismate synthase, with product MAGNTFGTALRLTTAGESHGPGYVGILDGVPPGLELSEADLQPDLDRRRPGQSKLTTQRMEPDEARILSGVFEGRTTGTPIAFLIENRDQRPRDYSEIREKYRPGHADYTFDAKYGFRDYRGGGRSSARETSVRVAAAAVAKKLLRERWGVGIVGYVKSIGDIEGRIDDPAAVALEQVEANPVRCPDQEAAGRMAELIERMRSERDSVGGISELVATGVPSGWGEPVFDKLKADLGKALFSLPAVLGVEYGAGFSVATARGSENNDPFEMREGRVATRGNRHGGMLGGISSGQPIVLRCAVKPTSSLPQPQDTVTRAGEPTTIATRGRHDPCLLPRFVPMGEAMIALVLADHALRQLTQGVLE from the coding sequence ATGGCTGGGAACACGTTCGGAACCGCGCTGCGGTTGACCACGGCCGGCGAGAGCCACGGGCCGGGCTACGTCGGCATCCTGGACGGAGTGCCGCCGGGCCTCGAACTGTCCGAGGCCGACCTGCAGCCGGACCTCGACCGCCGCCGGCCCGGCCAGTCGAAGCTGACCACGCAGCGGATGGAGCCGGACGAGGCCCGCATCCTGTCCGGCGTCTTCGAGGGCAGGACGACCGGCACGCCGATCGCCTTCCTGATCGAGAACCGGGACCAGCGGCCCAGGGACTACAGCGAGATCAGGGAGAAGTACCGACCGGGACACGCCGACTACACCTTCGACGCCAAGTACGGCTTCCGCGACTACCGGGGCGGCGGCCGATCGAGCGCCCGCGAGACGTCGGTGCGGGTGGCGGCCGCGGCGGTGGCGAAGAAGCTGCTGCGGGAGCGCTGGGGAGTCGGGATCGTCGGCTACGTGAAGAGCATCGGCGACATCGAGGGCCGGATCGACGATCCAGCCGCGGTGGCCCTGGAGCAGGTTGAGGCGAACCCGGTTCGCTGCCCGGATCAGGAGGCCGCCGGACGGATGGCCGAACTGATCGAGCGGATGCGCTCGGAACGTGACTCGGTCGGCGGCATCTCGGAACTCGTCGCCACCGGCGTGCCGTCGGGTTGGGGCGAACCGGTCTTCGACAAGCTGAAGGCGGACCTGGGGAAGGCGCTCTTCAGCCTGCCGGCGGTGCTCGGCGTCGAGTACGGCGCCGGGTTCAGTGTGGCGACCGCCCGCGGCAGCGAGAACAACGATCCGTTCGAGATGCGGGAAGGGCGCGTCGCCACTCGCGGAAACCGCCACGGCGGCATGCTGGGCGGCATCTCCTCAGGCCAGCCGATCGTGCTGCGCTGCGCCGTCAAGCCGACCAGCAGCCTGCCGCAGCCGCAGGACACGGTGACCCGGGCCGGCGAGCCGACGACGATCGCCACCAGGGGCCGGCACGACCCGTGTCTCCTGCCCCGCTTCGTGCCGATGGGCGAGGCGATGATCGCGTTGGTGTTGGCCGATCACGCCCTGCGCCAGCTGACGCAGGGCGTCCTGGAGTAG
- a CDS encoding MaoC/PaaZ C-terminal domain-containing protein: MALQASKVKVGDTHTQKLTDDLSRTQIVQYAGASGDYNPLHSDEIFTTKVAKYPTVFAHGMLTMGMTGRMVTDFVGDGRLTAYGVRFTRQVWPGDALTATAKVDAVREEDGQNLVDLSVSTVNQDGDVVVMGKATAKIDS, translated from the coding sequence ATGGCACTTCAGGCAAGCAAGGTCAAGGTCGGCGACACCCACACGCAGAAGCTCACCGACGACCTCTCCCGGACGCAGATCGTCCAGTACGCGGGCGCCTCGGGCGACTACAACCCGCTCCACTCCGACGAGATCTTCACCACCAAGGTGGCGAAGTACCCGACCGTCTTCGCCCACGGCATGCTCACGATGGGCATGACGGGCCGGATGGTCACCGACTTCGTCGGCGACGGCCGGCTGACCGCCTACGGTGTCCGCTTCACGCGGCAGGTCTGGCCGGGCGACGCGTTGACCGCGACGGCCAAGGTCGACGCGGTGCGTGAAGAGGACGGCCAGAACCTCGTGGACCTGTCGGTCTCGACAGTGAACCAGGACGGCGACGTCGTCGTGATGGGTAAGGCGACGGCGAAGATCGACTCGTAG
- a CDS encoding MaoC family dehydratase N-terminal domain-containing protein, producing the protein MAAKKFPIEAGHIMMFARAVGDPNPIYHDADAAADTEPGNVIAPPTFYQSSAQYDPDYFLRPKIGEAWFGSGKNPTGVPPKRTGGDGGTGLHAEQRFEYFRHVSPGETLTIKTRPGNTWERQGKRGGKLTFSENITEYYDESGELVVRATGVGVRTEKVVESD; encoded by the coding sequence ATGGCAGCAAAGAAGTTCCCGATCGAGGCCGGCCACATCATGATGTTCGCGCGCGCGGTCGGCGATCCGAACCCGATCTATCACGACGCCGACGCGGCGGCGGACACCGAACCCGGCAACGTCATCGCGCCGCCGACCTTCTACCAATCCTCGGCGCAGTACGACCCGGACTACTTCCTCCGGCCCAAGATCGGCGAGGCCTGGTTCGGCTCCGGCAAGAACCCCACCGGCGTACCGCCGAAGCGGACCGGCGGCGACGGCGGCACGGGCCTGCACGCCGAGCAGCGCTTCGAGTACTTCCGCCACGTGAGCCCGGGCGAGACCCTGACGATCAAGACGCGCCCCGGCAACACGTGGGAGCGGCAGGGCAAGCGCGGCGGCAAGCTCACGTTCAGCGAGAACATCACCGAGTACTACGACGAATCCGGCGAACTCGTCGTGCGCGCCACCGGCGTCGGCGTACGCACCGAGAAGGTCGTCGAGAGCGACTGA
- a CDS encoding RsmE family RNA methyltransferase, with product MNLLLLEDSDFDPAAGPGVRAVVCGERLRHVRKVLRAKGGDTLAVGRLGGGIGRGRIVELNRDRVVLELGLLDREPPEPLPVTLVLALPRPKFVGRILQAAAAMGVKRILLVHTVRVEKSYWQSSVMRPESLRRHLMLGLAQARDTALPEIECLRGPRELTDALPGLVQEHEQVLVADAAGDEPCPLGVDGPTALLVGPEGGFLDEELASYRHAGATVVSLGPRALRAEHAVVALLSRLAS from the coding sequence ATGAACCTGCTCCTGTTGGAGGACTCGGACTTCGATCCGGCGGCCGGACCCGGTGTGCGCGCGGTCGTTTGCGGCGAGCGCCTCCGGCATGTCCGCAAGGTGCTGCGGGCGAAGGGCGGCGACACGCTGGCGGTCGGGCGGCTTGGCGGCGGCATCGGCCGCGGCCGGATCGTCGAACTCAACCGTGATCGGGTCGTCCTGGAGCTGGGCCTGCTCGACCGGGAGCCACCGGAGCCGTTGCCCGTGACCCTCGTGCTGGCGCTGCCCCGGCCCAAGTTCGTCGGCCGCATCCTGCAGGCCGCGGCGGCGATGGGGGTCAAGCGGATCCTGCTCGTCCACACGGTTCGGGTCGAGAAGAGCTACTGGCAGAGCTCGGTGATGCGGCCCGAGTCCCTGCGACGTCACCTGATGCTGGGTCTGGCCCAGGCGCGGGACACGGCGCTGCCGGAGATCGAGTGCCTGAGAGGGCCTAGGGAACTGACCGATGCGCTGCCCGGCCTGGTTCAGGAGCACGAGCAGGTCCTGGTGGCCGATGCCGCCGGTGACGAGCCGTGTCCGCTGGGCGTCGATGGCCCGACGGCGCTGCTGGTCGGCCCCGAAGGCGGCTTCCTGGACGAGGAACTCGCCTCGTACAGGCACGCCGGCGCTACTGTCGTGAGTCTCGGCCCGCGGGCGCTGCGGGCCGAGCACGCGGTCGTGGCCCTGCTGTCGCGCCTCGCCTCCTGA
- the pheT gene encoding phenylalanine--tRNA ligase subunit beta produces MRVPLNWLGDFLDPGLPPDDLAELLTNAGLEVKAIERFGVAGAELPWPAELVMTAKVLRVDPVPDADRLVLATVDYGADATRQVITGAPNLFPYLGEDLNDSDIWGALLLAGASYRNPYRDLKITRLKPKKLRGITSDAMLCSAAELGLGEDHEGIILFEPADELPALEPGRPLAEVLGDVVLDIDVIPNIARCASILGVAREVAALTEAAFRPPAVPLTMDGPPIADRVEIETENPELNPRFVALLIEGIEQGASPYWMQHRLQLAGQRPISNVVDISNYVMLEIGQPNHTFDYDLLRQRADGYADGGPVRIVTRLAREGERLTTLDGAEQKLRTNQIMVTDPAGSLSVGGVMGGQDSEIGPETRNVLLEAAAWEPRSIRRTQRQLGIHTEAGFRFSRGVHPSQALLGARRAAELLRLHAGGSIAEGIVDHYPQPAPSVTVDFDLGYLRRLSGLDLDTEETANLLRRLQFEVEVQDGSANLHVTVPDHRLDVEGQHDLVEEVCRIYGYDRIPSTVLSDVLPPQRGNREQSFEDRVKDTFADLGLQEIVSYRLTTPEAEAKLQLEDGEPPPYVRLANPSTLDRVVMRRSLLASVLEAAASNSRFTDRLALFEVGRVFPVNEGDSLPEERQWAAVVLTGPRRAGHWQATGENDDRFDFFDVKGVVETVLDRLGLAVQFTAPEADATPPSYRPGRSAAIEIGADSKPVGWLGEVQPAVAARFDLEPADGHPVLAAELDLDRILELVPDSLQVEPVPVYPEVREDLALIVDEATPAAAVEAALLAAGKPLLCAVELFDVFRGQTIGEGSKSLAYHLTFRAPNRTLRDRDVKKLRRRILGQVERSVGAKLRE; encoded by the coding sequence GTGCGCGTTCCACTCAACTGGCTCGGCGATTTCCTCGACCCGGGCCTTCCACCCGACGACCTCGCCGAGCTGCTCACCAACGCCGGCCTCGAGGTCAAGGCGATCGAACGCTTCGGCGTCGCCGGCGCCGAGCTGCCGTGGCCGGCGGAGCTGGTCATGACCGCGAAGGTCCTGCGAGTGGACCCGGTGCCGGACGCCGACCGCCTGGTGCTGGCGACCGTCGACTACGGCGCCGACGCCACCCGGCAGGTGATCACAGGGGCGCCGAACCTGTTCCCGTATCTCGGCGAGGATCTGAACGATTCCGACATCTGGGGCGCGCTGCTGCTCGCCGGGGCCAGCTACCGCAACCCCTACCGCGACCTGAAGATCACGCGGCTCAAGCCGAAGAAGCTGCGCGGCATCACCAGCGACGCGATGCTCTGCTCGGCGGCCGAACTCGGGCTCGGCGAAGACCACGAGGGAATCATCCTGTTCGAGCCGGCCGACGAGCTGCCCGCGCTCGAGCCCGGCCGGCCCCTGGCCGAAGTGCTCGGCGACGTCGTGCTCGACATCGACGTGATTCCCAACATCGCCCGCTGCGCCTCGATCCTGGGAGTCGCGCGCGAGGTGGCGGCACTCACGGAAGCAGCGTTCCGGCCGCCGGCGGTCCCGCTCACGATGGACGGACCGCCGATCGCCGACCGGGTCGAGATCGAAACCGAGAACCCCGAACTCAATCCGCGGTTCGTCGCCCTGCTGATCGAGGGCATCGAGCAGGGCGCGTCTCCCTATTGGATGCAGCACCGCCTGCAGCTCGCCGGGCAGCGGCCGATCAGCAACGTGGTCGACATCAGCAACTACGTGATGCTCGAGATCGGACAGCCGAACCACACCTTCGACTACGACCTGCTGCGGCAGCGGGCCGACGGCTACGCGGACGGCGGCCCGGTGCGCATCGTCACGCGGCTGGCGCGCGAGGGGGAACGTCTGACGACCCTCGACGGCGCCGAGCAGAAGCTGAGGACCAACCAGATCATGGTCACCGACCCCGCCGGCTCGCTCAGCGTCGGCGGCGTGATGGGCGGCCAGGACAGCGAGATCGGTCCCGAAACCCGCAACGTGCTGCTGGAGGCGGCGGCCTGGGAGCCGCGAAGCATCCGGCGCACCCAGCGCCAGCTCGGGATCCACACCGAGGCCGGTTTCCGTTTCAGCCGCGGCGTCCATCCCAGTCAGGCCCTGCTCGGGGCCCGGCGAGCCGCGGAACTGCTCCGGCTTCACGCCGGCGGCTCGATCGCGGAAGGGATCGTCGACCACTACCCGCAACCGGCGCCGAGCGTCACCGTCGACTTCGACCTCGGTTACCTGCGGCGCCTGAGCGGTCTCGATCTCGACACCGAGGAGACGGCGAACCTGCTGCGACGCCTCCAGTTCGAGGTCGAGGTCCAGGACGGCTCTGCCAATCTGCATGTCACCGTTCCCGATCACCGCCTCGACGTCGAAGGCCAGCACGACCTGGTCGAAGAGGTCTGCCGTATCTACGGCTACGACCGCATCCCGTCGACAGTGCTCAGCGACGTGCTGCCGCCCCAGCGCGGCAACCGCGAGCAGTCCTTTGAAGACCGCGTCAAGGACACCTTCGCCGACCTGGGACTCCAGGAGATCGTCAGCTACCGGTTGACAACGCCGGAGGCGGAAGCGAAGCTGCAACTGGAAGACGGCGAGCCACCGCCCTACGTCCGGCTCGCCAATCCCTCGACCCTCGACCGCGTCGTCATGCGGCGCAGCCTGCTCGCGTCCGTGCTGGAAGCGGCGGCGTCGAACAGCCGTTTCACGGACCGGCTCGCCCTGTTCGAGGTCGGCCGCGTGTTCCCGGTCAACGAAGGCGATTCGCTGCCCGAGGAGCGGCAGTGGGCCGCCGTCGTGCTGACCGGTCCGCGCCGGGCAGGCCACTGGCAGGCTACGGGCGAGAACGACGACCGCTTCGACTTCTTCGACGTCAAGGGCGTGGTCGAGACGGTCCTGGACCGGCTCGGCCTGGCGGTCCAGTTCACGGCGCCTGAGGCCGACGCGACGCCACCGTCGTACCGCCCCGGGCGTTCCGCGGCGATCGAAATCGGTGCCGACTCGAAGCCCGTCGGCTGGCTGGGCGAAGTCCAGCCGGCGGTGGCCGCCCGTTTCGATCTGGAGCCCGCGGACGGTCACCCCGTCCTCGCCGCCGAACTCGACCTCGACCGCATCCTCGAGCTCGTCCCCGACTCCCTCCAGGTCGAGCCCGTTCCCGTCTATCCCGAAGTGCGCGAGGACCTGGCCCTGATCGTGGACGAGGCGACGCCGGCCGCGGCCGTCGAGGCCGCCCTCCTCGCCGCCGGCAAGCCCCTGCTCTGCGCCGTCGAACTGTTCGACGTGTTCCGCGGCCAGACGATCGGCGAAGGCTCGAAGAGCCTCGCCTACCACCTCACCTTCCGGGCCCCGAACCGCACACTGCGCGACCGCGACGTGAAGAAGCTCCGCCGGCGCATCCTGGGACAGGTGGAGAGGTCCGTCGGCGCCAAGCTGCGGGAGTAG